A genomic window from Rattus norvegicus strain BN/NHsdMcwi chromosome 9, GRCr8, whole genome shotgun sequence includes:
- the Mfsd9 gene encoding major facilitator superfamily domain-containing protein 9 isoform X4, with product MCCSVFLLNAGLVWLLPWRETSLNIPDSGWSLDQKHATVTIKSESTLQGAATTPEARRSGRNLRPPWVEVMSTLKDMKNLIFSALWDVFLVRLLMGVAVMLYYSNFVLALEERFGVRPKTTGYLISYTSALGTLAGFAVGPILRLYKHNSHMVLLHSSALTCLLLLLYSTTNSMAMVVLSSTLLSFSTTIGRTCITDLQLSVGGAQASGTVIGVGQSVTAVGRILAPLLSGLAQEISPCGPPSLGAALALVAILIMTLYRPPFSGDGSERLKRE from the coding sequence GTCTAGTCTGGCTGTTACCTTGGAGAGAAACAAGCCTCAACATCCCAGACAGTGGTTGGAGCTTGGATCAGAAGCATGCTACAGTGACCATAAAGTCAGAAAGTACACTTCAGGGAGCAGCCACCACCCCTGAGGccaggaggagtgggaggaaccTGCGGCCGCCCTGGGTTGAGGTCATGTCGACCTTGAAGGACATGAAGAACCTGATCTTCTCTGCACTGTGGGATGTCTTCCTCGTGCGCTTGCTGATGGGGGTGGCCGTCATGCTGTACTACAGTAACTTTGTCCTGGCCCTGGAGGAGCGTTTTGGGGTACGGCCCAAGACCACAGGGTACCTCATCAGCTACACCAGTGCCCTGGGTACCCTGGCTGGCTTTGCTGTGGGGCCCATTCTACGGCTATACAAGCACAACTCACACATGGTCCTCCTGCACTCCAGCGCACTCacctgcctgctgctgctgctctacTCTACGACCAACTCCATGGCCATGGTGGTCTTGTCCTCCACTCTTCTGTCCTTCTCCACCACCATTGGGAGAACCTGCATCACAGACCTCCAGCTGAGTGTGGGCGGAGCCCAGGCCAGCGGCACCGTCATAGGTGTGGGCCAGTCTGTGACTGCGGTGGGCCGTATCCTTGCCCCACTGCTCTCTGGACTGGCCCAGGAGATCAGTCCCTGTGGCCCTCCAAGCCTGGGTGCTGCTTTAGCTCTGGTAGCTATTTTAATCATGACTCTATACAGACCTCCCTTCAGTGGGGATGGGAGCGAGAGACTCAAACGGGAGTAG